In Arthrobacter sp. B3I9, the following are encoded in one genomic region:
- a CDS encoding glycine--tRNA ligase, with protein sequence MAAKSVLDQIISLAKRRGFVFQAGEIYGGSRSAWDYGPLGAELKENIKRQWWQSVVRGREDVVGLDSSVILPRQVWEASGHVEVFSDPLVECLSCHKRYRADHLLEEYEEKKGRPAENGLKDVACANCGTRGEWTEPQEFSGLLKTFLGPVASEEGLHYLRPETAQGIFVNFNNVLTASRKKPPFGIGQIGKSFRNEITPGNFIFRTREFEQMEMEFFVEPGTDEEWHQYWMKERMSWYTGLGIREENLRFYEHPLDKLSHYSKGTTDIEYRFGFQGSEWGELEGIANRTDFDLSTHSKASGTDLSYFNQATNERYTPYVIEPAAGLTRSFMAFLVDAYTEDEAPNAKGGVDVRTVLKLDPRLAPVKAAVLPLSRNEDLSPKAKDLGAQLRKNWNIDFDDAGAIGRRYRRQDEIGTPFCITVDFETLDDQAVTIRERDTMSQERVSLDKVEGYLAARLIGA encoded by the coding sequence ATGGCAGCAAAATCCGTCCTCGACCAGATCATTTCCCTCGCCAAGCGCCGGGGTTTCGTATTCCAGGCCGGTGAAATCTATGGTGGCTCCCGTTCTGCCTGGGACTACGGGCCCCTTGGCGCCGAACTGAAGGAAAACATCAAGCGCCAGTGGTGGCAGTCCGTTGTCCGTGGCCGCGAAGACGTCGTCGGCCTGGACTCCTCCGTCATCCTGCCCCGCCAGGTCTGGGAAGCCTCCGGCCACGTCGAGGTCTTCTCCGACCCGCTCGTCGAGTGCCTCTCCTGCCACAAGCGCTACCGCGCGGACCACCTCCTGGAGGAATACGAGGAGAAGAAGGGCCGCCCTGCGGAGAACGGGCTGAAGGACGTCGCCTGCGCCAACTGCGGCACCCGCGGCGAGTGGACCGAGCCGCAGGAATTTTCCGGCCTGCTCAAGACCTTCCTGGGTCCCGTGGCCAGCGAGGAAGGCCTGCACTACCTCCGTCCGGAGACCGCCCAGGGCATCTTCGTCAACTTCAACAACGTCCTCACGGCCTCCCGGAAGAAGCCGCCCTTCGGCATCGGCCAGATCGGCAAGTCCTTCCGCAACGAGATCACCCCGGGCAACTTCATCTTCCGCACCCGCGAGTTCGAACAGATGGAGATGGAATTCTTCGTCGAGCCCGGCACGGACGAAGAGTGGCACCAGTACTGGATGAAGGAACGCATGTCCTGGTACACCGGCCTCGGCATCCGCGAGGAGAACCTGCGCTTCTACGAGCACCCGCTGGACAAGCTCAGCCACTACTCCAAGGGCACCACGGACATCGAATACCGCTTCGGTTTCCAGGGCTCGGAATGGGGCGAGCTGGAGGGCATCGCCAACCGCACCGACTTCGACCTGTCAACGCACTCCAAGGCCTCGGGCACGGACCTGAGCTACTTCAACCAGGCCACCAACGAGCGCTACACCCCGTACGTGATCGAGCCGGCCGCCGGCCTGACGCGCTCCTTCATGGCCTTCCTGGTCGACGCGTACACGGAGGATGAGGCACCCAACGCGAAGGGCGGCGTCGACGTCCGCACCGTACTCAAGCTTGACCCGCGGCTCGCCCCGGTCAAGGCAGCGGTCCTGCCGCTGAGCCGCAACGAGGACCTCTCCCCGAAGGCCAAGGACCTCGGCGCCCAGCTCCGCAAGAACTGGAACATCGACTTCGACGACGCCGGCGCCATCGGCCGCCGTTACCGCCGCCAGGACGAGATCGGAACTCCCTTCTGCATCACCGTGGACTTCGAGACGCTCGATGACCAGGCGGTGACCATCCGCGAACGCGACACCATGAGCCAGGAGCGCGTCTCCCTGGACAAGGTGGAGGGCTACCTCGCCGCACGGTTGATCGGCGCCTGA
- a CDS encoding DMT family transporter produces MTSTPRLPLLAGLPLAVATGLLMPVQGRINGALGAALADGIAAAAVSFSTGLVVIIAVSFLLPKGRAGLARIVPAVRNREFPPYYVLAGCIGAFFVFAQSFTVGLLGVALFTVAAVTGQTLSGLLVDRLGIGPAGKKPVTGIRVLGSILTVAAVAWAVSPRLGGAGSGLLELLVPVLLPVLAGFLMSFQQAMNGTATVHYGTPITATLVNFVSGTALLLVAWLVKLALAGAGNPLPGQWWYYLGGPMGCIFIAVAAMLVRSLGVLVTGLGTISGQLLGSLGLDLAFPAPGTVVALPTVLGTVLTLGAIILATLPWPRGALKR; encoded by the coding sequence ATGACTTCCACACCCCGCCTGCCGCTCCTCGCCGGCCTGCCCCTGGCCGTCGCAACCGGTCTCCTTATGCCGGTCCAGGGCAGGATCAACGGCGCGCTGGGCGCGGCGCTCGCGGACGGCATCGCCGCTGCCGCCGTCAGCTTCAGCACCGGGCTGGTGGTGATCATCGCCGTTTCGTTCCTGCTGCCCAAGGGCAGGGCAGGGCTGGCGCGGATTGTGCCGGCCGTGCGGAACCGGGAGTTTCCTCCGTACTACGTCCTTGCCGGCTGCATCGGGGCGTTCTTCGTGTTCGCCCAGTCCTTCACCGTGGGCCTGCTCGGCGTCGCGCTGTTTACGGTGGCCGCCGTGACGGGCCAGACGTTGAGCGGGCTCCTCGTGGACCGGCTGGGCATCGGTCCCGCCGGTAAGAAGCCCGTCACGGGCATTCGGGTGCTGGGCAGCATCCTCACTGTCGCTGCAGTGGCCTGGGCCGTGTCCCCGAGGCTTGGCGGGGCAGGCTCGGGACTCCTGGAGCTGCTGGTCCCAGTGCTTCTCCCCGTGCTGGCCGGTTTCCTCATGAGCTTCCAGCAGGCCATGAACGGCACCGCGACGGTGCACTACGGCACGCCCATCACCGCCACCCTGGTCAACTTCGTCTCCGGCACGGCGTTGCTGTTGGTTGCCTGGCTGGTCAAGCTGGCGCTAGCCGGTGCCGGTAATCCGTTGCCGGGGCAATGGTGGTACTACCTCGGCGGGCCGATGGGCTGCATCTTCATCGCCGTGGCGGCCATGCTGGTGCGGAGCCTCGGCGTGCTCGTGACCGGACTCGGCACCATTTCCGGCCAGCTGCTGGGTTCGCTCGGCCTGGACCTGGCCTTCCCGGCGCCCGGGACCGTGGTGGCTCTGCCGACCGTGCTGGGAACCGTGCTGACCCTCGGCGCGATCATCCTGGCCACCCTGCCGTGGCCCAGGGGCGCGCTGAAGCGTTGA
- a CDS encoding RNA-binding S4 domain-containing protein, translating to MSNPEIEEIPIRDDMIRLGQLLKLANLVEDGVEAAELIKGGLVKVNGDIDDRRGRQLHHGDTVTVNGRTVRISTPSGA from the coding sequence ATGAGCAACCCGGAAATTGAAGAAATCCCCATCCGCGACGACATGATCCGGCTGGGCCAGCTGCTGAAGCTGGCCAACCTGGTGGAGGACGGAGTGGAGGCGGCGGAACTGATCAAGGGCGGGCTCGTGAAGGTCAACGGTGATATCGATGACCGCCGCGGCCGCCAGCTCCATCACGGTGACACTGTGACCGTGAACGGCCGCACCGTACGGATCAGCACACCCTCGGGCGCCTAG
- a CDS encoding alpha/beta hydrolase — translation MTSAVAFPAPVVLWSHPEEERTGKPLLVLLHGYGANEQDLFSLADMLPREFAVASVRAPLVSGPGFTWFPLTASIDYSLDAVKAASAYTQDWIDSVRDNHPSVTLLGFSMGMAMATTLLRQRPADFAAVVGLSGFAVDADSDPSFRDAELNGTVPMFWGRDQQDPVITPDKIDFTMGWVRKHVKLTKVLYTGMWHGINQQEVGHVSEFLTHEVLNK, via the coding sequence ATGACTTCCGCTGTTGCCTTCCCCGCGCCCGTTGTCCTGTGGTCCCATCCGGAGGAGGAGCGCACCGGCAAGCCGCTGCTGGTCCTGCTGCACGGTTACGGGGCCAACGAACAGGACCTCTTCAGCCTGGCGGACATGCTTCCCCGGGAATTCGCGGTGGCGTCGGTGCGGGCGCCCCTCGTCTCCGGGCCCGGCTTCACCTGGTTCCCGCTGACGGCCTCCATCGACTATTCGCTCGACGCCGTCAAGGCAGCTTCCGCGTATACGCAGGACTGGATCGATTCCGTCAGGGACAACCACCCGTCCGTGACGCTGCTGGGATTCTCGATGGGGATGGCCATGGCCACCACGCTGCTGCGGCAGCGGCCCGCGGACTTCGCCGCCGTCGTCGGGCTGTCCGGCTTTGCGGTGGACGCCGATTCGGACCCCAGCTTCCGCGACGCCGAGCTGAACGGAACGGTGCCGATGTTCTGGGGCCGCGACCAGCAGGACCCGGTGATCACGCCGGACAAGATCGACTTCACCATGGGCTGGGTGCGCAAGCACGTCAAGCTCACCAAGGTGCTCTACACCGGAATGTGGCATGGCATCAACCAGCAGGAGGTGGGCCATGTCTCGGAGTTCCTCACCCACGAAGTGCTGAACAAGTAG
- a CDS encoding SGNH/GDSL hydrolase family protein produces MNVNESVGVDHSAEAALSHPWTRYVAMGDSFTVGIGDPEPASPGGHRGWADRVAEELSRGHHDFAYANLAVRGRLLQQIVDQQLAPCLSLRPDLVTLSAGGNDLVRPGGDPDALAAKLDSVVQILSLAGATVVLFNAPDTGSSVLGRIRSKVAIYNENLRTVAARHDAVIADMWSLRQLNDPRMWDPDRLHFSPLGHHTIAAMVLDSLNVQHTLEPLSPKPLPPRSWREARTGDLVWAREHLVPWVIRRLRHRSSGEGITAKRPLPGPVFGPGVPLGCGEGPPGGAQEPVRS; encoded by the coding sequence ATGAACGTGAACGAATCCGTCGGAGTGGACCATTCAGCAGAAGCCGCCCTCAGCCATCCGTGGACGCGGTACGTGGCGATGGGCGACTCCTTTACGGTAGGCATCGGCGATCCTGAGCCGGCGAGCCCGGGTGGCCACCGCGGCTGGGCGGACCGCGTGGCCGAGGAACTCAGCCGGGGCCACCACGACTTTGCCTATGCCAACCTCGCCGTCCGCGGCCGGCTGCTGCAGCAGATCGTCGACCAGCAGCTCGCGCCCTGCCTGTCCCTCCGGCCGGACCTGGTAACCCTGTCCGCCGGCGGGAACGACCTGGTCCGGCCCGGCGGGGATCCGGACGCGCTGGCTGCGAAGCTGGACTCGGTGGTGCAGATCCTGAGCCTGGCCGGCGCCACCGTTGTCCTGTTCAACGCCCCGGACACCGGGTCTTCCGTGCTGGGGCGGATCCGCAGCAAGGTCGCCATCTACAACGAAAACCTGCGCACCGTCGCCGCCCGGCACGACGCCGTCATCGCGGACATGTGGTCCCTGCGGCAGCTAAACGACCCCCGGATGTGGGATCCGGACCGGCTGCACTTCTCGCCCCTGGGACACCACACGATCGCGGCCATGGTGCTGGATTCGCTGAACGTCCAGCACACGTTGGAGCCGCTCTCCCCCAAGCCGTTGCCGCCGCGCAGCTGGCGCGAAGCCCGTACCGGCGACCTGGTCTGGGCCCGAGAACATCTCGTGCCGTGGGTGATCCGCCGGCTGCGGCACCGTTCCTCGGGCGAGGGCATCACCGCCAAGCGTCCGTTGCCAGGCCCGGTCTTCGGTCCCGGGGTGCCGCTCGGCTGCGGCGAAGGCCCGCCGGGCGGCGCCCAGGAACCGGTGCGGTCCTAG
- a CDS encoding CoA-acylating methylmalonate-semialdehyde dehydrogenase, which yields MERIPHFINGALISDAERFGPVFNPATGEQEKEVALASAARVEEAVQAARAALPAWRATSLAKRTTIFYKVRELLMQRRPELAALLTSEHGKVLSDAEGEITRGLENIEFATGLSHMLKGERSEQVSSGIDVHSVRQPVGVVACITPFNFPAMVPLWMIGSALACGNTVLLKPSEKDPSSAVFIAQIFAEAGLPAGVLNVVHGDKEVVDVLLEHPDVKAISFVGSTPVAQSIYKRAADHGKRVQALGGAKNHMVVLPDADLDMAADAAVSAAYGSAGERCMAVSVLVAVGNIADDLVGAITTRMATLKIGPGTDPASQMGPLITAEHRDRVASYVAGAEDEGATVVVDGRTQEFDSNGFFIGVSLIDHVKPGMKVYDDEIFGPVLSVVRVETYADAVQLANDNEFGNGVAIFTRDGGAARQFEFDVEAGMVGVNVPIPVPVGTFSFGGWKNSLFGDTHMYGPESIRFYTRGKVVTTRWPDPSTSVIDLGFPQVD from the coding sequence ATGGAACGCATTCCGCACTTTATCAACGGCGCCCTGATTTCCGACGCCGAGCGCTTCGGCCCGGTCTTCAACCCCGCTACCGGCGAGCAGGAAAAAGAGGTCGCCCTGGCCTCCGCAGCCCGCGTCGAGGAGGCCGTCCAGGCAGCGCGCGCCGCCCTGCCCGCCTGGCGCGCCACGAGCCTGGCCAAACGCACCACCATCTTTTACAAGGTCCGCGAACTGCTGATGCAGCGCCGGCCCGAGCTGGCAGCCCTGCTGACCAGCGAACACGGCAAGGTGCTCTCCGACGCCGAAGGCGAAATCACCCGGGGGCTGGAGAACATCGAGTTCGCCACCGGGCTCTCGCACATGCTCAAGGGCGAGCGCTCCGAGCAGGTCTCCAGCGGCATCGACGTCCACTCGGTCCGCCAGCCGGTCGGCGTCGTCGCCTGCATCACGCCCTTCAACTTCCCCGCCATGGTGCCGCTGTGGATGATCGGCAGCGCCCTCGCGTGCGGCAACACGGTGCTGCTCAAGCCCAGCGAAAAGGACCCGTCCTCCGCCGTCTTCATCGCCCAGATCTTCGCAGAGGCGGGCCTGCCGGCCGGCGTGCTCAATGTGGTGCACGGGGACAAGGAAGTTGTGGACGTGCTGCTGGAGCACCCCGACGTCAAGGCCATCAGCTTCGTCGGTTCGACGCCGGTAGCCCAGTCCATCTACAAGCGCGCCGCCGACCACGGCAAGCGCGTGCAGGCCCTTGGCGGCGCCAAGAACCACATGGTGGTCCTGCCCGACGCCGACCTTGACATGGCGGCGGACGCCGCCGTCTCCGCCGCTTATGGCTCGGCCGGCGAGCGCTGCATGGCCGTGAGTGTCCTCGTCGCCGTCGGCAACATCGCCGACGACCTCGTCGGCGCCATCACCACCCGCATGGCCACCCTCAAGATCGGGCCCGGCACGGACCCGGCCTCCCAGATGGGGCCGCTCATCACGGCCGAGCACCGGGACCGCGTCGCGTCCTACGTTGCGGGTGCGGAGGACGAAGGCGCCACTGTGGTTGTGGACGGCCGGACGCAGGAGTTCGACTCCAACGGGTTCTTCATCGGCGTCAGCCTGATCGACCATGTCAAGCCCGGCATGAAGGTCTACGACGACGAGATCTTCGGACCCGTGCTCTCGGTGGTCCGCGTCGAGACCTACGCCGACGCCGTCCAGCTGGCCAACGACAACGAGTTCGGCAACGGCGTGGCGATCTTCACCCGCGACGGCGGCGCCGCGCGGCAGTTCGAGTTTGATGTCGAGGCCGGCATGGTGGGCGTCAATGTGCCGATTCCCGTGCCGGTGGGCACGTTCTCCTTCGGCGGCTGGAAGAATTCTCTGTTCGGCGACACCCACATGTACGGCCCGGAGAGCATCCGCTTCTACACCCGCGGCAAGGTGGTCACGACCCGCTGGCCGGACCCCTCCACCTCCGTGATCGACCTGGGCTTCCCCCAGGTCGACTGA
- the mmsB gene encoding 3-hydroxyisobutyrate dehydrogenase has translation MAVIAWIGLGNMGGSMSVNLAKAGHEVRGFDLNTDAVAAAAAGGVKPAGSIAEAVGGADVVFTMLPKGEHARAVYLGEDGVLAHADTRTLLVDSSTIDIASAQALHDAAAAAGFRFVDAPVSGGMSGAKAATLTFMVGGEEGAVAEATEYIRPMAANIIPTGGATTGQAAKICNNLMLFINLASTAEGAVLADRLGLDKQVFWDIASVSSGDSWALRTWYPVAGVVPTAASNNDFAPTFTTELANKDIGLAISAARDTGTPLEIGEHVQQLFQRLIDSGESGKDCSMIIKLIDGSLESAN, from the coding sequence ATGGCGGTTATCGCTTGGATCGGACTGGGGAACATGGGTGGGTCCATGTCGGTGAACCTGGCCAAGGCCGGGCACGAGGTGCGCGGCTTCGACCTCAACACCGATGCCGTGGCCGCGGCCGCCGCGGGCGGTGTGAAGCCGGCCGGGAGCATCGCCGAGGCTGTCGGGGGCGCGGACGTCGTCTTCACCATGCTGCCCAAGGGTGAACACGCCCGCGCCGTCTACCTGGGCGAGGACGGGGTCCTGGCCCATGCCGACACCCGCACGCTCCTGGTGGACTCCTCCACGATCGACATCGCCTCCGCCCAGGCCCTGCACGACGCCGCCGCTGCCGCCGGCTTCCGCTTCGTGGACGCCCCGGTCTCCGGCGGCATGAGCGGCGCGAAGGCCGCAACCCTGACCTTCATGGTGGGCGGAGAGGAAGGCGCCGTCGCCGAGGCCACCGAATACATCCGTCCCATGGCGGCGAACATCATCCCGACCGGCGGCGCGACCACGGGCCAGGCCGCGAAGATCTGCAACAACCTCATGCTGTTCATCAACCTTGCCTCGACCGCGGAGGGCGCAGTCCTGGCGGACCGCCTGGGGCTGGACAAACAGGTCTTCTGGGACATCGCGTCCGTTTCCTCCGGGGACAGCTGGGCGCTGCGCACCTGGTACCCCGTGGCCGGCGTAGTGCCGACCGCTGCCTCCAACAACGACTTCGCCCCGACCTTCACCACCGAGTTGGCGAACAAGGACATCGGGCTGGCCATCAGCGCCGCGCGTGACACAGGCACTCCGCTGGAAATCGGCGAGCACGTCCAGCAGCTGTTCCAGCGCCTGATCGACTCCGGAGAGTCCGGCAAGGACTGCTCCATGATCATCAAGCTCATCGACGGCTCCCTCGAGTCCGCCAACTAG